The following proteins are co-located in the Acanthochromis polyacanthus isolate Apoly-LR-REF ecotype Palm Island chromosome 7, KAUST_Apoly_ChrSc, whole genome shotgun sequence genome:
- the dph7 gene encoding diphthine methyltransferase isoform X2 yields the protein MSPPLTELQRMDTAAILDLKWCHVPLSERAVLGMAAATGELLLYTLSDSQEGGRRLQALSSLEVGAEQLALSLDWSTGRLDSSDVRVVCSDSAGCISVLSLAEGALTALSQWKAHDFEAWISAFSYWDTQLIYSGGDDCKLKGWDLRVGPCSPTFTSKRHSMGVCSIQSNPHQEHILATGSYDEQILLWDGRNMRQPISESPVGGGVWRLKWHPTNQHLLLAACMHNDFHILHCQQAIEGSGGACPVVASYILHNSLAYGVDWSRLSLEDPAPCSPPAEPKESLAESGGHLRIQYESPTASFDTSLEDDAGRYIPEGTPAPSTTPAAGPALNPDEDAPSLSCLLASCSFYDHMLHVWRWDWTPDEASQGSDQR from the exons ATGAGCCCTCCTCTCACTGAGCTACAGCGCATGGACACAGCAGCCATTTTAGATTTGAAATG GTGCCACGTGCCGCTGTCAGAGAGGGCTGTGCTGGGAATGGCAGCGGCTACaggggagctgctgctgtacaCGCTGTCAGACAGTCAG GAAGGCGGCCGCAGACTGCAGGCTCTGAGCAGTCTGGAGGTTGGAGCAGAGCAGCTAGCTCTGTCTTTAGACTGGTCCACTGGCAGGCTGGACAG CAGTGATGTGCGAGTGGTGTGCAGTGACTCTGCAGGTTGCATCAGCGTTCTTTCTCTGGCTGAAGGCGCTCTCACAGCTCTGTCACAGTGGAAAGCCCACGACTTTGAAGCATGGATCTCAGCCTTCTCCTACTGGGACACACAGCTGATTTACTCTG GTGGTGATGACTGCAAACTCAAAGGCTGGGATCTCAGAGTTGGTCCCTGCAGCCCCACTTTTACCAGTAAAAG GCACTCGATGGGTGTGTGTAGTATTCAAAGCAACCCACATCAGGAGCACATTCTGGCTACTGGCAG CTATGATGAGCAGATTTTGCTGTGGGATGGCAGGAACATGCGGCAGCCCATCAGTGAGAGTCCTGTGGGTGGTGGGGTGTGGAGGCTGAAGTGGCATCCAACCAATCAGCACCTGCTGCTGGCAGCCTGCATGCATAATGACTTCCACATCCTTCACTGCCAGCAGGCCATAG AGGGCAGTGGGGGAGCGTGTCCTGTTGTAGCCTCCTACATCCTCCACAACTCGCTGGCGTATGGAGTGGACTGGTCCAGACTGTCCCTGGAGGACCCTGCTCCCTGCTCACCTCCTGCAGAACCAAAGGAAAGCCTCGCAGAGAGCGGAGGACACTTGAGGATTCAGTATGAATCTCCCACTGCCAGCTTTGACACTTCCCTGGAGGACGACGCTGGACGATACATTCCAGAGGGAACACCAGCGCCTTCCACCACACCTGCTGCAGGTCCTGCCCTCAACCCCGATGAGGACGCCCCCTCACTGTCTTGTCTACTGGCGAGCTGCTCGTTTTATGACCACATGCTCCATGTGTGGCGCTGGGACTGGACTCCCGACGAAGCTTCACAGGGATCAGATCAACGTTGA
- the dph7 gene encoding diphthine methyltransferase isoform X1 produces MAWKSRTRSLQVFDTELSADTVEWCPVPPNHDILACGTYQLQKGVGEENATPSRTGRLYLFEFQREGPMSPPLTELQRMDTAAILDLKWCHVPLSERAVLGMAAATGELLLYTLSDSQEGGRRLQALSSLEVGAEQLALSLDWSTGRLDSSDVRVVCSDSAGCISVLSLAEGALTALSQWKAHDFEAWISAFSYWDTQLIYSGGDDCKLKGWDLRVGPCSPTFTSKRHSMGVCSIQSNPHQEHILATGSYDEQILLWDGRNMRQPISESPVGGGVWRLKWHPTNQHLLLAACMHNDFHILHCQQAIEGSGGACPVVASYILHNSLAYGVDWSRLSLEDPAPCSPPAEPKESLAESGGHLRIQYESPTASFDTSLEDDAGRYIPEGTPAPSTTPAAGPALNPDEDAPSLSCLLASCSFYDHMLHVWRWDWTPDEASQGSDQR; encoded by the exons ATGGCTTGGAAGTCGAGGACCCGCAGTCTACAGGTGTTTGACACGGAGCTGAGTGCGGACACGGTGGAGTGGTGTCCTGTTCCTCCCAACCACGACATCCTGGCCTGCGGGACATATCAGCTACAGAAAGGG GTAGGAGAGGAGAATGCCACCCCGAGTCGAACTGGCCGTTTGTACCTTTTTGAATTTCAGCGAGAAGGACCGATGAGCCCTCCTCTCACTGAGCTACAGCGCATGGACACAGCAGCCATTTTAGATTTGAAATG GTGCCACGTGCCGCTGTCAGAGAGGGCTGTGCTGGGAATGGCAGCGGCTACaggggagctgctgctgtacaCGCTGTCAGACAGTCAG GAAGGCGGCCGCAGACTGCAGGCTCTGAGCAGTCTGGAGGTTGGAGCAGAGCAGCTAGCTCTGTCTTTAGACTGGTCCACTGGCAGGCTGGACAG CAGTGATGTGCGAGTGGTGTGCAGTGACTCTGCAGGTTGCATCAGCGTTCTTTCTCTGGCTGAAGGCGCTCTCACAGCTCTGTCACAGTGGAAAGCCCACGACTTTGAAGCATGGATCTCAGCCTTCTCCTACTGGGACACACAGCTGATTTACTCTG GTGGTGATGACTGCAAACTCAAAGGCTGGGATCTCAGAGTTGGTCCCTGCAGCCCCACTTTTACCAGTAAAAG GCACTCGATGGGTGTGTGTAGTATTCAAAGCAACCCACATCAGGAGCACATTCTGGCTACTGGCAG CTATGATGAGCAGATTTTGCTGTGGGATGGCAGGAACATGCGGCAGCCCATCAGTGAGAGTCCTGTGGGTGGTGGGGTGTGGAGGCTGAAGTGGCATCCAACCAATCAGCACCTGCTGCTGGCAGCCTGCATGCATAATGACTTCCACATCCTTCACTGCCAGCAGGCCATAG AGGGCAGTGGGGGAGCGTGTCCTGTTGTAGCCTCCTACATCCTCCACAACTCGCTGGCGTATGGAGTGGACTGGTCCAGACTGTCCCTGGAGGACCCTGCTCCCTGCTCACCTCCTGCAGAACCAAAGGAAAGCCTCGCAGAGAGCGGAGGACACTTGAGGATTCAGTATGAATCTCCCACTGCCAGCTTTGACACTTCCCTGGAGGACGACGCTGGACGATACATTCCAGAGGGAACACCAGCGCCTTCCACCACACCTGCTGCAGGTCCTGCCCTCAACCCCGATGAGGACGCCCCCTCACTGTCTTGTCTACTGGCGAGCTGCTCGTTTTATGACCACATGCTCCATGTGTGGCGCTGGGACTGGACTCCCGACGAAGCTTCACAGGGATCAGATCAACGTTGA
- the mrpl41 gene encoding 39S ribosomal protein L41, mitochondrial yields the protein MVSPYSQSLNISLDLEHIAYIGPTLVYSRGSMGVLSTLVRGLVRGADRMSEFTSKRGSRTHNKGRGARPTGLRLSSRKFLSIRTMIPEFVVPHLEGFKLKPYVSYRSPKGTEAPLTAQSLFAEVVAPQIKKDFEEGAFSKDQLEKYGFESTQEGKLFKLYPKNYVR from the exons ATGGTGTCGCCTTACAGCCAATCACTGAACATTTCATTGGACTTGGAGCACATTGCTTACATCGGACCAACATTGGTGTACTCAAG AGGCAGCATGGGTGTGTTGTCCACGCTGGTGAGAGGGTTGGTCAGAGGCGCTGACAGGATGTCTGAGTTCACCAGCAAGCGTGGATCCAGGACTCACAATAAAGGCAGGGGTGCCAGGCCCACTGGACTGAGGCTCTCCAGCAGGAAGTTTTTGTCCATTCGGACCATGATTCCCGAGTTTGTGGTGCCTCATTTGGAGGGATTCAAACTCAAGCCCTACGTATCGTATCGTTCCCCGAAAGGAACAGAGGCTCCACTCACAGCACAGAGTTTGTTTGCTGAAGTTGTTGCCCCTCAGATCAAGAAAGACTTTGAAGAGGGCGCTTTCAGCAAAGACCAGCTGGAGAAGTATGGATTCGAGTCCACGCAAGAAGGGAAACTCTTCAAGCTGTATCCAAAGAACTATGTGCGTTAA